One Verrucomicrobiota bacterium DNA segment encodes these proteins:
- a CDS encoding ThuA domain-containing protein: MSSIRSRIAPFCILIIAFTTAVCSVARAQEPRRLLLIGQGPDGHPPATHEFMAGVRVMEKLLAPHKDVRVTVTKADEPWTEGPALIDQADGIVMFVTQGARWIQNDPQRHTALKRLAQRKGGIVALHWAVGAHDAKHIEGQLELLGGTRGGPQRKYKVLETDVTVVDPKHPITTGVKSFRVHDEFYYRLDFVKPPLRVHPLLTARIEDHDETACWAWERPDGGRSFGFVAIHFHSNWQRREYRRLVAQGILWTLGQPIPHAGVNVDIDPKALELK, encoded by the coding sequence ATGTCATCCATTCGTTCTCGAATCGCGCCATTCTGCATCTTAATCATCGCTTTCACGACTGCGGTTTGCAGCGTCGCTCGGGCCCAGGAACCCAGGCGTCTCCTCCTCATCGGCCAGGGACCTGACGGACATCCGCCGGCCACGCACGAATTCATGGCCGGCGTCCGCGTGATGGAAAAACTTCTCGCCCCGCACAAGGACGTGCGTGTTACGGTCACGAAAGCCGACGAACCCTGGACCGAGGGACCCGCGCTGATCGACCAGGCCGACGGCATCGTGATGTTCGTCACGCAAGGCGCGCGCTGGATTCAGAACGACCCGCAACGCCACACCGCGTTGAAACGTCTGGCGCAACGGAAAGGCGGCATTGTGGCGCTCCACTGGGCGGTCGGCGCGCACGACGCCAAACACATCGAAGGCCAGCTTGAGCTTCTTGGAGGCACACGCGGCGGGCCGCAGCGGAAATACAAAGTGCTGGAAACCGACGTCACCGTGGTGGATCCGAAACATCCCATCACGACCGGGGTGAAGAGTTTTCGAGTCCACGACGAATTCTATTACCGTCTGGATTTCGTCAAACCTCCGTTGCGGGTCCATCCCCTCCTGACCGCGCGTATCGAGGACCATGATGAAACGGCTTGCTGGGCGTGGGAACGGCCTGATGGCGGCCGGTCATTCGGCTTCGTGGCCATTCATTTCCACAGCAACTGGCAACGCAGGGAATATCGCCGTCTGGTCGCGCAGGGAATTCTCTGGACGCTCGGCCAGCCGATTCCCCATGCGGGCGTGAACGTGGACATCGATCCCAAAGCGCTCGAACTGAAGTAG
- a CDS encoding type II toxin-antitoxin system death-on-curing family toxin, with product MVREPDFLTFEQVQAVHREAIEKFGGTLGIRDQGALESAIFHPQNAFFYGRGDLFDIAAAYAYHIAEAQAFLDGNKRAAIGSALTFLEGNRVATDCEASPLYNAMIAIAEKEMSKAELAALLRELFGS from the coding sequence ATAGTGCGCGAGCCTGATTTTCTCACCTTCGAGCAGGTTCAAGCGGTCCACCGCGAAGCCATCGAGAAATTCGGTGGCACCCTTGGAATAAGGGATCAGGGAGCGCTCGAGTCCGCGATTTTCCACCCGCAGAATGCTTTCTTCTACGGAAGAGGTGATCTGTTCGACATTGCGGCCGCGTACGCTTATCACATCGCGGAGGCGCAAGCGTTTCTGGATGGCAACAAACGAGCGGCGATCGGTTCCGCATTGACCTTTCTCGAAGGCAACCGCGTTGCCACGGACTGCGAAGCATCTCCGCTCTACAACGCGATGATCGCCATCGCCGAGAAGGAAATGTCGAAGGCAGAGCTAGCCGCGCTGCTGCGAGAACTGTTTGGCTCATGA
- a CDS encoding MBL fold metallo-hydrolase, translating into MTSLHSNKGSSRRRRLPRSFKDLTPSQHFNPRTFFREMVWKALLTRRIGQHKKPAFPKLSPGQVALTWIGHASFLAQFSDLNVLIDPNFANWLFLLKRIKRAGLKIKDLPPIDLVLLTHAHFDHFHKPTLRRLPAPKIGVMPWGVGDLAHGLGFDRIIELQWWESFSHGEWRVTLTPSKHWGARVLRDQHRGYGGFVLEHQGRQIFHAGDSACFDGFKEIGNRFSPEIALLPIGAYYPESFRRVHMGPDEAIKVFRDLRARWLVPMHYGSFRLSFEELDDPPRWLSELCHRNGLSHHLKILEEGVPQVF; encoded by the coding sequence ATGACAAGCTTGCACTCGAACAAAGGAAGCTCCCGGCGCCGGCGCCTGCCTCGCTCGTTCAAGGACCTCACCCCGAGCCAGCATTTCAATCCGCGCACGTTCTTTCGCGAAATGGTTTGGAAGGCGCTGTTGACGCGGCGAATCGGCCAGCACAAAAAACCGGCCTTTCCCAAATTGAGCCCGGGACAGGTCGCGCTCACCTGGATCGGACATGCCTCCTTTCTGGCGCAGTTCAGCGACTTGAACGTGCTGATTGATCCGAACTTCGCCAACTGGCTTTTCCTTTTGAAGCGGATCAAACGAGCGGGTTTGAAAATCAAAGACCTGCCTCCGATCGATCTGGTCCTGCTCACTCACGCGCACTTCGATCACTTTCACAAGCCGACGCTCCGCCGCTTGCCGGCGCCGAAAATCGGAGTCATGCCTTGGGGCGTTGGCGATCTCGCGCACGGCCTCGGCTTCGACCGCATCATCGAACTGCAATGGTGGGAGAGCTTCTCGCACGGAGAATGGAGAGTCACGCTGACTCCGAGCAAACACTGGGGCGCGCGCGTGCTGCGCGACCAACATCGCGGCTACGGCGGCTTTGTTCTCGAACACCAAGGCCGCCAGATTTTCCACGCGGGCGACAGCGCCTGTTTCGACGGCTTCAAAGAAATCGGCAATCGCTTCTCACCGGAAATCGCGTTGTTGCCGATCGGGGCGTATTATCCCGAATCGTTTCGGCGGGTTCACATGGGGCCGGATGAAGCGATCAAAGTTTTCCGCGACTTGCGGGCGCGCTGGCTGGTGCCGATGCACTACGGCTCGTTCCGTCTTTCCTTCGAGGAACTGGACGATCCGCCGCGCTGGCTGAGCGAACTTTGCCACAGGAACGGGCTAAGCCATCATTTGAAGATTCTGGAGGAGGGCGTGCCGCAGGTCTTCTGA